The Symphalangus syndactylus isolate Jambi chromosome 1, NHGRI_mSymSyn1-v2.1_pri, whole genome shotgun sequence DNA segment TGACTCGATTAACCTGTTGTGTTTAACAACCCCGGAGCATTTCTACCTCAGGACTTCTGGCTCACAAGAATGGGAATTCCATTATTCCTTTTAAGCCATTTCAGGCAGAATTTCTGTTACTTCCAGCCTAAAACATCTTAATTAAAATACCACAATTACTAGGTTTGGTTTTGTTAACCTGCTATGAGACATTAGAGATGTTTATTAAGACATTCCACATGAACAGTCCTCCTAGattgtaatgattttttttccagtcttttacAGCTGTCTTATTGGCATCTAATtcaaaagcagatttttttttggtttgcttttcagTAGCTCTTATTttgcaaatttaaaaagcattaaatgtAATTTCCATAGATGCAACATTATCTTTTTCACACTCATATTTCATTAGTTTATGTGATTTTTAACTAAAATGCGTAACTGCAATAATAAGCACAACAAAATTGGCTGAATCTTAGTAAATATATGACTCAACTGGTAAGAACAGTAATTGCATGCACATGAAAAATAGTCTTCAGCCAGCTGAGAGCTTTCAGGGAACGGGGTATCTGACAGGATAGGGGGACTGAAGGCTATGGATTAATCTATCCCATTGTTGAATGGTGGTTAGTTAAGATCTATGTGTCAAGTTGAGAAATATGCAATAgccagttttgtttttcaaaaatggtTGAGTATTGGCAATTTCAGATGTTTcaacttaaacacacacacacacacacacacacacacacacgcaccacatCCTTCAGGCTCCAggattttaaaatccatttaggGACAAAGGTATAAGAAAAAATCGCCAGTACAACCTAGTGTGTATGTCGGTGTCCATCTACATTCTCTcagattcatttttattgttttattgttgtcAGTTTTAACAGCCAGCATCTGTGGCTCATTTTTAAATAGCTGCCCTTAGGCTACTGGAGCCACTTTGCCCTCCTATGCAGAGTTAGAAGTACCTGAGAATGAACATCTTCCTGGGAAGCCTCAAGCAATGATGAATGATGGATGTGGAAATACGAAAACCCAGCCCTCTGGTCGTTGGGCTGGAGCTGAATGGGATTAAGCTGAAGCCACCCTCTGTGGGACTTCACCCACATACTTGCTccacttcctcctttttcttttcttacttctaCCACTCTCCTTCTGATTTCTCCTGGAGACTTCCCTTAATCACTTGCACCTTCAATTGAAGGGTGCCCTTGGGGAATCTGTCATAGCACAACAGAAATAGTAAATGTAGACTGAGTGGTGTAGACAATATACATTAGAGAAATTAGGAGTTGAGGACTGTCACCGCCAACTGCAGTGATGAAGAAAGGCTTCCAAATATAGTAGAAACTAGATTTTATACACTTGtatctattcaacaaatgattgTAGAGTGACTACAATGTGCCAATTAGTGGTGATGGCAATGGAGGCATTTGCTAGGCCAGTAGTTCTCAAATTATGATCCCTGGACCACCAGAAAAGCACCTGAGAATTTGCTAAACATGGAAATTCTCAGACCCCAACCCACCACTAACTTATCAAAAACTCTGGGACCAGGGTCCAGCAGTTTGTATTTTTACCATCCTGCCAGGTGGTTCTGATGCATATTCAAGTTTGAAACTGCTGCACAAAGATCTGGTGACATATCTTATGTGCCAATTAATAATTGTGAGCttggaaaatttatttcattttctgatgTTTAGTTTCCTCATATGAAAAAGGTAGGGGTGGTGACGTTTGCCGTTTGGGGGCCAAATAAGTATTAATTTTCTTGTATTCATTTCTCTCCATAttgccttcctttccttctatttccctccctccttctcctcttccttctctccttctttccctttctaccttccttcttccctctcccctccctttgtccttctttccctctcttcctttatctctccctccttccttccttctttccttccttcctacttctttcattccctccttccttcctcctctcttcctccccctccctccctccctccctccctcccttccttccttcctttctttcttccttccttcgttccttccttccttccttcgttccttccttccttccttccttcgttcctccctcacttctttccttccttcctttgtctttcctcttcctttctactTATCTGCCTGACGTTTTCAACCTGGTTATGAAAGATGGGCTTAATTTCACTAGGTGGAAAAAGAGAACTAAACTTTCTAGGAAACAGACGTCTAAGTCACAGCAGGGGGATCATTTGGCTAAAAAGAAGTCATGGTGAAAGGATAGGAATGGCAGGTTATAATGAGGAAATGGGATTTCAGATGCTGTGTTGCAGTTTAAACTATATTGTAAAGGCAATGGTAAGGCATGGGATGTGAAGGACTGGGAGTAACTTGACAAAATGCATGATTTGGGCAGACTTCTCTGGCATTGATCTACCCCAATTAGAGGAAGATCAAGATTTCAGCCTTAGAATTCAGTCAGTAAAGCTTATACATTAATGTTGGCAATTAATCCAAATGAGATCCCAAATCAAAATCCTGGCATTCTAAATATGAAGTAGAAATGAGTCTAAGTCCTGCTGAGCAGGGGAAATCAACTTGGCTGAAATTTAAGACAGAAAGTGAGTAAAGATGTCTTAGTGATACTCAACCTGATAGAATGGGAAAAATCACTAAAAGAGGAGTCAGTGGGGGATATTGCTGAAGGAGACACACAGAGTTTGAGTTGAGGTGCCATTCGTGGGTTACTGAATTCATGCTTCTAAACATCCAGGAAAAGAGCAAAGTTTCATAAATATCCCTGTAAAGATAGCTCCATGGGCaaactgaaatatatataatttacacacacacacacacacacacacacacatatatatatatatatattacaaaccTCACTCTCTGCTAACTTGTATAACTGCAGAGCAATTGATACATTAGTTTTGGGAAAGATTCCTGTTTGGATAGTAAAATGAAACTATTTTGAAGCATAAATGAATTGTATTATGTTGGTACAcaagtaattgtgttttttgccaTTGAAGGTAATTtcaaaaaacacaattacttgTGGACCAATCCAATATATGTAACACATTGTATCTGtgtgtgattatttttcttttggtgtcTGCAAAATGTGCTGAGTTTATTGCAGCCACAGTACTCCATAAGATTACTTTGTGTATTTCAAGTCTTTATCCCCATCTGGGCTGGATACACTGAGTGCTAAATTCACTTCCTTGTCATTTTATTCTTCTCCTGTCAGCTTCCCATCCATTGATCAAAAAATATCCAGAATCCCCAGAGTCACAAATAAGTTTTACATGTGGCCATTACATTGATCTTTCTTATTTAGCATATACTTAAAAACCATTTTCTATTGATCATAGTCCCCTCCTCAGTATCCAAactctaattattttgaaatatttttatgtatacttCCATTAATTACTCCAGAGTTTGACTAATAATGGGAAAGGaccttttagttttcttttttttttttcttttggtcttgTCATGGAAAAGCGTACTAATCAATGGCCCTTTCTGATGCCCTGTGAAATTCCGTGAGGATTTTTCCTGGTATCTTAATTGCAGTAGAATAGACACAGTGGTGTTCTGGCATCTCTCATCCAAAACAAACAGAAGGAATGTTGTATTAAAGATTTATATGGAGTAATGGTTCAAAACCAACCTGACCCATAGAAGAGCATAGCATGGTTCACTGCTGAGTCATTTGGTCAGAGACAGTCTGGAAAGATATTGTACAGCAATCATATCCTCAAGAGAGTTACAGAGAGAAGTGGGTTGCCTCAGAATGTTCCAGAAGGATATttgctccaggaaaaaaaaaaatgtgttacagAAACACTACAGAAATGATTTTCAAGCTTGagcatatatataaatacctGAACGTCTTGTTAAAACATGACTGCTGGGATCCACACCCAGAGTGTCTGCTTCAGTAGATCAGGGATTGAGCCAGAGAATCTGTATTTCTAATAAGtccccaggtgatgctgctgctgttgATTGGTAATCGTTGGCTTAGAACatcctccagaaagaaaggttaGAGTCAGGCAGGAacaagaaacatatttttttgcTCCCAATTTTTTTGCAATTGTGCAGAGATTAATTTTCATAAAACACTATTTTGTTCATACTTCAAATTTGCTCaaattgttattcttcattttcttctcaataaaaccataaaaacaaacccaaaaatgAAAATCTTCAGCAGTATTCCAAATCTTCCACCTGTATCCCTGAAACACTGGTACCTTTGATTgttctcaaaacatttttaagcCTTCATTCCCTACACATTTTGTTCATTCTGTTTGTTTTCCCTGGAATGCCATATTGTCTTCTCCATCATTTTTGCCTTTCAAAGTCCAAAGCATTCTTCAAGACTCAACGTAATCCCTTCTCTTCATTAGGCTTTCTATGATAAAGTGAAAACTTCTTACCCTGAACTTCTTGCAAACttgattttcctcttttattttcttctcacaaAATCTTTCAGTGCCACCTATTGTAGCTAGGGCAAAAAAgcaaatacttttatatttaacttaGTGAAGACCTTTTAATCTTCATATTCACCTTATgagatagatactattattatcctcattttacagataatttaCTTCTGTATACATCATTTACTTCTTAAGTTACATTATATCAAACATGTGATTTTAAGTACATTTGTGTTCCCCCAAAGTACCCATTACAGTGCCTTGCAAATAATAATGCTTATTAAAACAATTGCTGCATTCAATGTAGTCATCTTCTGTTTgctataaaatagtaataataaaatattcaaattctcATTCAGGTTAGTTCTTCAGGCTTCTATGTGAACTTAATTCTGATTATTAGGAAAGACTGGTTGATGCAATGGTACAAAGACCTGGTTCCCTGTCATCAGCTCAGGATAACTCTAAAGGGCCAATGCAGTGCAGAACTCCTGTGAGATTGACAGAGGGACAGTGTTGAAACTGTACTGTAGCTTTACCCATTCCCATATGCTCTACTCTCACACGTCTTGACCTCATTGGCTCTCCCCAACAAATAATCCTGCATACTAATTTCCATGTCTGCAGAGTCTGTTTCCTGAATAATCCAATCTAAGAAAAAAGGAGTATGGGCAAACtacatttattaactttttttaaaaactttttcagaGACAGTGTTTTAGATTGGAAATTGTACATGCTTTATAATCAGAGAGATTGGAGCTTATCAGATATGACCTCAGGGAAGTCAGtctctctgagcttccatttctCATCTCAGAAGGGATATCTAATTAGGATTAAAGGTGGCCCAAATAAAACACCTACCGTGGCATTTGATGAAATATGGGTACCGAGTACATTGAGGCCTGTAAGTGGGTAGAGTTGAATCGCTAAAAGGCTAAAATTTAGGGCACATCTTCTTAACCCTTCCCAGATTTGCTTTTCATTTATTATGTTGTGATACCATGCCTTGGTTTGTATTGAAAGTTTCTACTTAAAGAAGCCACATGAATACCAAGTTAACCAACGTTCTATAGGAGATACTTTCTTCCAAGTTTGAaagtagggattttttttttctacacaagAGACTGGGATTTATAAAGCTTCACCTCAGACAATGATAGTTACATAACATCCCTTGACACTTGCTTCTCCCGGCTTCCAAGGCCGACAGACTGGCTCTATGTTACAGCAATGCTGTTGACTCCCTCTGCTGACATGTCGAATGCTCTTCTCTTGACCAACATTTTCCTTcctatgattttattttgttgttatggGCTTAGGATTTTGTTGTAAGTCTCCCTTTTGGAATATGTTAGACTAGACATAAAACTGATCTCCATGATTCTGAACTCTTGAATTCTCTCCCCCAGCAAAATCTCCTgatacagagttttttttttttttctgtaaatttcctCACATGAAATACAATCTTCATTTTAATGACCTTCAAATTCTCAACCTCTTCTAATGTTCCTTGTCCATTACTCATCTTCAAActtcttctatatatttttgaaCTTGAACCTTATCTTCCGCTCTCATAACATGAGCTAACTACCAGCCCTAACTACTAGCTACCATGCGTTTAGTACTTGCTCTGTACCAGGCAATATGCTAAATGCTTTACAACactagttctcaaagtgtggtttccTGGCCAGCTGCAGCAGCATCATCACTATGAATTGTGAGAAAAACAACTTCTAGAGTTCCAACCCGTATCTGGTATATTGGTAATTCTAGAGGTAGGGcctagaaatctgtattttcGCAAGtccctcaggtgattctgatgccttCTGGTAAGCTCTGATCTCTCTGATTACAAAGCATGTACAATTTCCACTCAACTCCAGGTTTCAACATTTCAAGACTTCATACTTTCAATTTCTATTCTATGTAATCTCTCACTTGCTTCATGGCCCCATAATTTCTATCTTGTTGCTTACTAATCCTAGGTAGACCATGctgtatgttttatttctgtatttatgtcTCCAATATTACTGAGAGAATAATACAATGCTGATAGTCTTTATTATAATAACTGTATATTTTTGCCCCTGAAGCAGGTTCCCATGTGACTTAGTGATTGTTCTTTGCCTTTTGTTGATTCACTGTAATAGCTCTTAGAACTTGTTCCAAATACTCCCCACGTTTATTTTTAGCTTACAATGCTATTTCTTGTTGACCAACAGATATCAATAGAAGccctcatttctgttttcctggagATACtgcaggaaaataatattttcaacttactttCAACCCACTTTAGAATCTCAGTAGCTCtcatttctattcttttgttcttgtttctagAAAAAACAAGTGATCCTTTTCTTTGCTAAGATTATTTTTACTCTTGATTGActagttctgtttttcttttcagatgtTACTCAATCAATTCTCCCCTTCTCTCACCTGGAACTTCTCTCCCACACTTTGGCCCCTTAACCCAATCAGCAAAATATGTTTGGACTTTCCCTTTACTAAAGAGGAACAGCCTTTTTTAAAGTCTGCTATCAGCCATCTaccctcattctctctttcacCTTCAGTTCATAGTCaaatttctttaaagaataaTCTCACATTTTTCCTTGAATTCCTTTGCCACTCATAATTGTGATGCCTCTTTAGTGcagctgttttctcaaatgtaaTCAATTAACTCCTAAACCAGGTCCCCTTTcacaacaaaaacattttctcaaTGTGTATTCATGTTTTCTCTTTAGTCTCTCTGTGTGCACCTGACCATCTCTAGAGCAAAATTTTCCCTTAGTTTCCATGACATTGAAATAATAGAAACCATGAATCTATCTTTGCCCATCTTTTTGGTAGTGCTTTGGTGTCCCTTCTCCTTTTAATCTAATAATTAACTTACtcattaattattaaaatattcatgaacatttttcAAGCCTATTATCTGCCAAGCACTCAGTCAGGTGCTGGGGCTGTAACAGTTAAGAGGATacacatggtccctgccctctcGGACTGAGCAGGTTAGTGTAGAAAATACAAATGGCAATGAGAAATCAGTACATTATTTTTCATCCTTATAATTACTTTATGTGGAGGGtactatttttcacattttacagatgagaatattGGGAAACAGGGAGGTCATATATCTCTAAGCTTTTGTCCTAAGTACTTTTGTTGCTTTCTATATTCTATCTCATAAACCTCATATTCTCCCAACAGTTGAACTCCATATACATGTCCGGAGCTCTAAAACACAAGAGCTAATACAGGCTCTAATGCAGAACCATTTCCATAGAGCAAAGCTTGAATTTCTAGATGTATTAGGATCTCCACCTGAACATCTCCCGCAGCCCTTTGACTATAGCTGCCTAAAGAGAACTCATTATCTCACAACCTTTCCtaaacaaacattaaaataaaactgaacaaCTGTAAATTCCCTTCTTGGGTTCTCAACTCCTAATAGTGTCACTATTTTTCTAGTTCTCCAGGTACAGAAAGTTGGAGATATCTTTAATAAATGCCTTTTCACATAATTGCTACATGTTGTTCGTTACATCTCAGCAACGTCTCTTTTTAAATATCCTTATTATTTCATTCTCCACAGCTGCTATCACTGTTCTTACCTTCATGATCTTTTACCTAGTGCTTCCACGGCCTCCTAAATGCTTTCTACAGCTCTACtattttctggttctagatcatcTTATTAACCTGTTATATCAGATTAATCTTTTTGGTACATTCCTGGTCATCGAGGTCCCCTGCTCAGCATTTCTGGAGTGAAGTACAAATTGCCCAGGCTAGCAACTAGAGCCCCACTTGACATCTTCCAAATCATTTCTTCTACTTCCTCCATGCACTGTATGCTCTGGGTAGAAGGATAGACTACTCCCTTCCTATTTATCTCTGTCAGACAAAATCATATCATATTTTAAGGCTTCTGTCAAATGACCTTCCTTCAATGAAGTATCTCCAGACTTCACTGCCTTTTGAACTTTGCTAATGTGTTTGGTGTTCTCTTCTGGCACCATAGTCTGCCTAATATGGCACTTATTGGTATGTTGGCAAATTTCTCCTTTAAAGCAGGGGCACAACCAGTTTTTTTCACTCCCAAGAAAGGCCTTTACCATAGTAAATTAGGCTTAGTAAGTACTTCCTGAATTGAAATAGAAGGATGGGTGTTTAAATCCAGATGAAAGcatggaaaaagagaaagggtCAAACTAACTTATCAGTCATGCTAATTCAAATCACAACAGATCTTTTGGTGCGTTCActatatttctgtcttttttttttgttcttggcaTTTACTCTTCTTATCTGTGGGTTAATAAGTGATTTGGCTACTTGTTAATACACACTTGAATAGCGCTGCATGTCTGGCAAATTCAACGATGGTCTCCTGGGAGGAACAGACTGCCCCTTAGAGGATATTACTTACATTTTCTTTCGAAATGAGGGTGTGTTTGTGGGGTGGTCACTGTGGATTGTTTTTCAGAGCTTCTCTTGAGAATACGTAGAGTGGTAAATTACCAAAATCTCTCTACCCTGTCATCAGCATTAGTATTCGTAATGATTTTATCAGGAgtaattattaataacaataatgagaAGCTTGCCTGTAGGGTATTTTATCCTTTGGCACTGTGTTCATAAGTTATTTGGCATCCACAGCATCCTGAAACCCCAAGAAAACagggtttgttttgttatttcagATTATCTTACAAATAATGGCTCAGCTGATATTAGAAAGCaggtttgttttgttcatttgtgtTCTGTAACTCAAACTGTGGTTCTTGAATCAGCAGCCTCTGCCACACCATTAAACATACAGAATATCAGGCCCCATGCCAGACCTATTGGATCAGAATCAGAACTGTAATAAAATCCCAAGGTTATTCCtgtgcaaagtaaagttcaagaaACACCCACTTTAAGTCCTAGAACAGAGCAACAAAAGGTATTTCATCCCTAGAGTACTGtagtgtgtgcgtgcgtgtggtTTCATCCCTAGGGTACTGtagtgtgtgcgtgcgtgtgcttgtgagagagagaggagacaggtaAGAGGAGAGAAATCTCAGTAGAATATGGGTCCCTCCAGAGGGATGAGCATGTGGGATTTGTGGATGTGGGACTCCCCTGTATACTTGCAGTAGCTTCACCAGATTTCGTTGCATCTGCTGTCTAAGATTGTTGAGGTTAGCGTTATTTATAGTTAAATATGAGAATTGAGAGTGTGGGGGAAGTTGTTGTCAGGTACTGCACCCAAACCAGGAGGATAAAGGAGGTAAGCACAGAAGGAAAGCCCCCTTTTCGAGCCTCACTCAAAAAGCAGCTCACTCAAGCTCATTTCCAATTATCTCTAGTTTCTAGATGCATTTCGCCTCCTCGTGTTTCCCCTTAACACCCACGACCCACTCACTCCATTAAAGCTAGTTCCTCGCCTCTAGTCTCCAGGTTTCTTTTTTCCTGGTCATCAGTCTCGCTCTCTCCCGGCACCCTCAGGCCGCGAGCCCCTCCCTCCGCTCGGGCTCGCACCTCTCCCCAGCCTGGTGCACCTGGGCTGACGCGGGCTCGGGACTCGTGCGGAGCGCCGCGAGCGCGGCGGAGGCAGAGGCGCGCTGACTGCCACCTCCAGCCGTGCCAGAGGGACAGCACGCGCTGCGCAACGGAGACCGTTCTCCTTGGCCGCCGCTCACGGCTCGCGGCGACCACCGCCGTTGAAGCTGCGGGCGGGCAACCGTGCGTCTCCCGGGACAGCCAGCCCCGGCGGCTGCTCCTTCCGGATGCCAGGGCCAGGGCGCCGGGCGGCCGCCAGCAGGAGAATGAAGAGCtcggtgggaggaaggagagaaaagctcCTGGGGGCGCCGAAAGCTCAGCCCAGCCGCGGTAAGTTGAGTGCAAAAAGAGGTGTCTCGGTTCAGGTGGCGGAGTTCGTTGGGGCGCCGGGCAAGAAGCTAGGATTGCGCCCCTGCGGGATACGAGGCGCGAGCGCCTGGGGCTCGCATGGGGGGCGCGGAATGGGCATTCGCACGGCCCAGACCTTGGACCACCTCTTCGGTATCCCGCACTATCGGTCCACACCCCCCTGCCTCTTCTGGGTGCCACGGAGAAGAGATGTGAGGTTGCGGGGCCAGAGTGAGGAGCGCGGAGCTTGAGGGGCTCAGGTCACCCAGCTCATTGCCAAGAACCAAGGGgcaggggaggccgaggcggggggtgGGGTGCGGGGGGTGCGGGGGCGAGGTCAGCCTGGTTCTGGCCAGAGTCGAGGGCTGGGCCACCCGGTAAAGACGTCCTGCTGTCTCTCATTGGGTGTGTGCGAGGCGTGCTCCCTCCTCGGGGGAAGCCTGGCGAAGTTGTTGGGATAAAGAAACACAGCCGGACAGCTTCCTGCTTCCTTTTcgtttccttcttcttcttttttttttttaaataaa contains these protein-coding regions:
- the LOC134736638 gene encoding uncharacterized protein, whose translation is MSGKFNDGLLGGTDCPLEDITYIFFRNEASSSPLVSRFLFSWSSVSLSPGTLRPRAPPSARARTSPQPGAPGLTRARDSCGAPRARRRQRRADCHLQPCQRDSTRCATETVLLGRRSRLAATTAVEAAGGQPCVSRDSQPRRLLLPDARARAPGGRQQENEELGGRKERKAPGGAESSAQPRYQVMLMPKLILLVLGPVFENHIQHGEVRARSHAKLWNN